In Neoarius graeffei isolate fNeoGra1 chromosome 15, fNeoGra1.pri, whole genome shotgun sequence, a single genomic region encodes these proteins:
- the ankrd29 gene encoding ankyrin repeat domain-containing protein 29 isoform X1 has translation MCVLQKETPLANAAFWAARKGNLALLQLLLNSGRVDIDCKDGYGTSALMVASYSGHYDCVKELIMQGADINLQRETGSTALFFAAQQGHDDIIKLLFEFGASTEFQTKDGGTALCVACQSGHSKVVETLLKNGANVHDQLSDGATPLFLASQEGHVTIVRQLLSSGAKVNQPREDGTTPLWIAAQMGHSEVVKVLLLRGADRDADRNDGSTALFKAAHNGHCSVIEELLKFNPSLGLLKNGSTALHAAVMGGDPKTVTLLLKANADPTLRNMNNDLPEDLTKNERILRILRPQILNGGS, from the exons ATGTGTGTTTTGCAGAAGGAAACACCCTTAGCCAATGCTGCATTTTGGGCAGCCAGAAAGGGGAACCTGGCCCTCCTTCAGCTGTTGCTGAACAGCGGCCGTGTGGACATCGACTGCAAAGACGGC TATGGAACCTCAGCTCTGATGGTGGCCTCCTACAGCGGCCATTATGACTGTGTGAAGGAACTCATCATGCAAGGGGCAGACATCAACCTGCAGAGGGAG ACAGGTTCTACAGCCCTGTTCTTCGCAGCACAGCAGGGACATGATGACATCATCAAGCTCTTATTTGAGTTTGGAGCTTCCACAGAATTCCAGACCAAG GATGGTGGCACGGCCCTGTGTGTCGCCTGCCAGAGTGGTCACTCCAAAGTAGTGGAAACGCTACTCAAGAATGGCGCCAACGTCCATGACCAGCTTAGT GACGGTGCCACTCCTCTGTTCTTAGCCTCTCAGGAAGGTCATGTGACCATCGTCCGTCAGCTGTTGTCATCTGGAGCCAAAGTAAACCAGCCTCGTGAG GATGGCACCACACCCCTGTGGATAGCAGCCCAGATGGGACACAGTGAAGTTGTGAAAGTTCTGCTACTGCGTGGTGCTGACCGAGATGCTGACAGAAAT GATGGCTCCACTGCACTTTTTAAAGCTGCACACAATGGACACTGCAGTGTCATCGAGGAGCTCCTAAAGTTCAACCCATCTCTTGGCCTTCTGAAG AACGGTTCCACAGCTCTTCATGCTGCAGTCATGGGCGGAGATCCGAAAACTGTGACGCTTCTGCTGAAAGCAAATGCTGATCCTACTTTACGCAATATG AATAATGACCTACCAGAGGACCTCACAAAGAACGAGCGCATCCTGAGGATTCTGCGGCCGCAGATCTTAAATGGAGGAAGTTGA
- the ankrd29 gene encoding ankyrin repeat domain-containing protein 29 isoform X2, translating into MSFKKETPLANAAFWAARKGNLALLQLLLNSGRVDIDCKDGYGTSALMVASYSGHYDCVKELIMQGADINLQRETGSTALFFAAQQGHDDIIKLLFEFGASTEFQTKDGGTALCVACQSGHSKVVETLLKNGANVHDQLSDGATPLFLASQEGHVTIVRQLLSSGAKVNQPREDGTTPLWIAAQMGHSEVVKVLLLRGADRDADRNDGSTALFKAAHNGHCSVIEELLKFNPSLGLLKNGSTALHAAVMGGDPKTVTLLLKANADPTLRNMNNDLPEDLTKNERILRILRPQILNGGS; encoded by the exons AAGGAAACACCCTTAGCCAATGCTGCATTTTGGGCAGCCAGAAAGGGGAACCTGGCCCTCCTTCAGCTGTTGCTGAACAGCGGCCGTGTGGACATCGACTGCAAAGACGGC TATGGAACCTCAGCTCTGATGGTGGCCTCCTACAGCGGCCATTATGACTGTGTGAAGGAACTCATCATGCAAGGGGCAGACATCAACCTGCAGAGGGAG ACAGGTTCTACAGCCCTGTTCTTCGCAGCACAGCAGGGACATGATGACATCATCAAGCTCTTATTTGAGTTTGGAGCTTCCACAGAATTCCAGACCAAG GATGGTGGCACGGCCCTGTGTGTCGCCTGCCAGAGTGGTCACTCCAAAGTAGTGGAAACGCTACTCAAGAATGGCGCCAACGTCCATGACCAGCTTAGT GACGGTGCCACTCCTCTGTTCTTAGCCTCTCAGGAAGGTCATGTGACCATCGTCCGTCAGCTGTTGTCATCTGGAGCCAAAGTAAACCAGCCTCGTGAG GATGGCACCACACCCCTGTGGATAGCAGCCCAGATGGGACACAGTGAAGTTGTGAAAGTTCTGCTACTGCGTGGTGCTGACCGAGATGCTGACAGAAAT GATGGCTCCACTGCACTTTTTAAAGCTGCACACAATGGACACTGCAGTGTCATCGAGGAGCTCCTAAAGTTCAACCCATCTCTTGGCCTTCTGAAG AACGGTTCCACAGCTCTTCATGCTGCAGTCATGGGCGGAGATCCGAAAACTGTGACGCTTCTGCTGAAAGCAAATGCTGATCCTACTTTACGCAATATG AATAATGACCTACCAGAGGACCTCACAAAGAACGAGCGCATCCTGAGGATTCTGCGGCCGCAGATCTTAAATGGAGGAAGTTGA
- the LOC132899450 gene encoding vacuolar protein sorting-associated protein 4B-like: MANNNLQKAIDLATKASEEDKAKNYKEALRLYEQSIQYFLHVVKYEAQGEKAKQSIRAKCADYLDRAEQLKAYLKKAEKQPPAKPVKVNSDKGNDSDDGDNSEKKKLQNQLQGAIVMEKPNIKWTDVAGLEAAKEALKEAVILPIKFPHLFTGKRTPWRGILLFGPPGTGKSYLAKAVATEANNSTFFSISSSDLVSKWLGESEKLVKNLFSLARENKPSIIFIDEIDSLCGSRSDNESEAARRIKTEFLVQMQGVGNNNEGILVLGATNIPWTLDSAIRRRFEKRIYIPLPEQHARSFMFKLNLGTTPNSLTDDDFITLGQKTAHYSGADISIIVRDALMQPIRKVQSATHFKKVRGKTWKNQDEIVDDLLTPCSPSDPNAIKMTWVDVEADKLLEPIVSMEDMLRSLEKTKPTVNDEDLKKLVKFTEDFGQEG, encoded by the exons ATGGCTAATAATAATTTACAG AAAGCCATTGACTTGGCCACCAAAGCTTCAGAGGAGGACAAGGCCAAAAACTACAAGGAGGCTTTGCGTCTCTATGAGCAGTCTATTCAATACTTTCTACATGTGGTGAAGT ATGAGGCTCAGGGTGAAAAAGCGAAGCAAAGCATCAGGGCGAAATGTGCAGACTATCTGGACAGAGCTGAGCAGTTGAAGGCATATCTGAAAAAGGCAGAAAAGCAGCCACCTGCCAAGCCTGTCAAAGTGAACAGTGACAAAGG GAATGACAGTGATGACGGTGATAATTCAGAGAAGAAGAAATTGCAGAATCAACTTCAAG GTGCCATTGTTATGGAGAAGCCAAACATTAAGTGGACTGATGTTGCTGGCTTAGAAGCAGCCAAAGAGGCGCTGAAAGAAGCAGTCATTCTACCCATTAAATTTCCCCACCTTTTCACAG GAAAGAGAACTCCATGGAGAGGGATCTTGCTTTTTGGCCCTCCAGGTACAGGGAAATCCTACCTGGCTAAAGCAGTGGCCACTGAGGCCAACAACTCAACCTTCTTCTCCATCTCCTCTTCTGATCTGGTGTCCAAATGGCTGGGAGAGAGTGAGAA ACTGGTAAAGAACCTTTTTAGCTTGGCTAGGGAAAACAAACCTTCTATCATCTTCATTGATGAGATCGACTCTCTGTGTGGCTCAAGGAGTGATAACGAGAGTGAAGCAGCTCGCCGAATAAAGACAGAGTTCCTGGTTCAGATGCAAG GTGTTGGAAATAATAATGAGGGAATTCTGGTGCTTGGAGCAACCAATATACCTTGGACTTTAGATTCTGCCATCAGAAGAAG GTTTGAGAAGCGTATTTACATCCCACTTCCTGAGCAACATGCACGATCATTCATGTTCAAGCTCAACCTCGGTACAACCCCCAACAGCCTCACTGATGATGACTTCATCACGCTGGGACAGAAGACTGCACACTATTCAGGTGCCGACATCAGCATCATCGTCAGGGACGCTCTCATGCAGCCCATTCGTAAAGTACAATCGGCCACTCACTTCAAAAAG GTCCGTGGAAAAACTTGGAAGAACCAGGATGAAATAGTGGATGACCTATTGACCCCTTGCTCTCCAAGTGACCCAAATGCAATAAAGATGACATGGGTAGATGTGGAAGCTGATAAACTGCTGGAGCCCATCGTCAGCATG GAGGACATGCTCAGGTCACTGGAAAAAACCAAGCCCACTGTGAATGACGAAGACCTAAAGAAGTTAGTGAAGTTTACTGAGGACTTTGGCCAAGAAGGCTAG